The stretch of DNA GGATAATACTATCCACGGCGCTGCGTATTTAGTGCCGATCTACTTGGTGGTATTCATCGTTGGTGGTTTCTGGGAAGTGCTATTTGCCATGATTCGTGGCCATGAAGTGAACGAAGGTTTTTTCGTCACGTCGATCTTGTTCGCACTGATTGTTCCTCCCGATATTCCTCTATGGCAGGCAGCGCTGGGTATCTCATTCGGTGTTGTGATCGCAAAAGAGGTGTTCGGCGGTACCGGTAAAAACTTCCTTAACCCAGCGTTGGCTGGTCGTGCATTCCTGTTCTTTGCATACCCAGCGCAGATGTCCGGCGATGCTATCTGGGTAGCGGTTGACGGTTTTAGCGGTGCGACGCCTTTGGGTCTCGCTGCGCTAGGCGGTGTTGAGGCGATTAATTACAGTTGGATGGATGCTTTTATCGGCATGATTCCTGGTTCGATCGGCGAAACTTCAACCTTGGCAATCTTTATCGGTGGTGCTGTGTTGCTTTACACGAAGATTGCTTCTTGGCGTATTGTTTCCGGAGTCATGCTCGGCATGATCGCAATGTCATTGATTTTTAATATGATTGGATCTGATAGTAACCCGATGTTTGCCATGACTTGGGACTGGCATTTGGTGCTGGGTGGCTTTGCCTTCGGTATGCTGTTTATGGCAACTGACCCGGTTTCGGCGGCGATGACGGATACTGGTAAATGGGTTTTCGGTGCGTTGATAGGCGTGATGGTGGTGCTGATTCGTGTCGTCAATCCGGCCTTTCCAGAGGGCATGATGCTGGCGATCCTCTTTGGTAATCTGTTTGCGCCTTTGATTGATCACTTTGTGGTTCAGGCCAATATCAAGCGGAGGGCATTGCGCAATGTCTAGTAATGATACCGTTCAAAAAACCGTCAAAGTAGCGTTGCTACTTTGTCTAGTGTGTTCGATCGTGGTGTCCGGTGCGGCGGTAATCTTAAAACCAATTCAACTGGCCAATAAGGCGCTCGACCGTAAAACCAATATTCTCGCTGCAGCAGGCTTTGAAACAAAAGGCCAGGATATTGACGCGCTGTTCCATCAGTTTACGCCGAAGGTCGTGGACTTGGACGCTGGGGTTTATACCTCTGTTGTAGATGCGGAAACCTATGATCAGCGCAAGGCTGCAAAAGATCCGAAACTGTCCGACGCGTTAAGTGATGCTGATGATACTGCGAGTATTAATCGTCGTGAGCGCTATGCGACGGTCTACCTGTTGGAAAAAGAAGGTAAAGTGGATCGTATCATCATTCCCGTTCACGGCTATGGCTTGTGGTCGACCCTCTATGGCTTTCTGGCCTTGGAGGGAGATGGCAACACGGTTGCGGGGTTAGGCTTTTATTCTCATGCTGAAACACCTGGGCTCGGCGGTGAGGTGGATAATCCTCGCTGGAAATCACAATGGGTTGGCAAGCACATTTTTGATGAGCAGGGGCAGGCTCAGATCGAGCTGGTTAAGTCTGTAGATCCAAGCGACCCAAGAGCAATATACAAAGTTGATGCGCTTTCTGGCGCAACGCTAACGAGTAACGGTGTGGAAAACCTCATTCGTTTCTGGATTGGTGAGAAAGGCTTTGGTTCCTATTTGGCTAATTTACGTGCGGGAGAGGTGTGATTATGTCAGAAGTCACCGCAAAATCAGTAGTAGTAACACCCATATTTGAGAATAACCCGATTGCGCTGCAGATTCTTGGCATTTGTTCTGCGCTTGCGGTCACCAGCAGTTTACAGGTTACCCTGGTCATGTGTATCGCGCTGACCTTGGTAACGGCTTTTTCAAACCTGTCGATTGCTGCAATACGTCACCATATTCCGAGTAGTATCCGGATTATCGTGCAAATGATCATTATCGCCTCTTTGGTAATAGTGGTGGACCAGATTCTTAAGGCTTATGCCTATAGCATCAGCAAACAGCTGTCAGTGTTTGTTGGTTTGATTATTACCAACTGTATCGTCATGGGTCGTGCCGAAGCCTTTGCCATGAAAAATCCTCCTGGACTGAGTTTTCTGGATGGGGTTGGTAATGGTTTAGGTTATAGCGTCGTGCTGATCTCCGTGGCGGTAATTCGAGAGCTATTTGGTGCGGGTAAGTTGTTTGGTATAGAAATATTTTCATTGGTGAATGACGGCGGTTGGTATGTTCCCAATGGTCTGTTGTTACTGCCGCCAAGTGCATTTTTCATTATCGGCTTGTTGATCTGGGCATTGCGTAGCTGGAAACCGAATCAAGTGGAAGCAAAGGAATATGAGCTAGCACCGCAAACCACTGGCATGCAGGAGGCACACTAATGTTTGAGTATTACTTAAGTCTATTCGTGAAGGCTGTGTTTGTAGAAAACATGGCGTTAGCCTTTTTCCTCGGTATGTGTACCTTTCTTGCAGTTTCCAAGAAGGTGCAAACGGCAATTGGATTAGGGGTTGCCGTGGTGGTGGTTCAGACCATCACAATTCCTGTTAATAATTTAATCTATACCTACTTGCTGGCTGATGGCGCTTTGGCTTGGGCGGGTTTTCCCGAAGCAGATTTGAGCTTTTTGGGCCTGTTGAGTTATATCGGTGTTATCGCGGCGTTAGTACAGATTCTAGAAATGTTTTTGGATCGTTATGTACCCGCGCTATATAACGCGCTGGGGGTTTTCCTGCCCTTAATCACGGTGAACTGCGCAATTATGGGTGGCTCTCTCTTTATGGTGGAACGTGACTACAATTTTGCCGAGAGCGTGGTGTATGGCTTGGGCTCTGGTACCGGCTGGGCGTTGGCTATTGCCACGTTGGCCGGTATTCGGGAGAAATTGAAATACAGTGACGTACCTCATGGGTTGCGTGGACTAGGCATCACCTTTATTACCGTTGGATTGATGTCGCTTGGGTTTATGTCATTTTCTGGCATTCAACTCTAATCAACTGAACGGGCAAATGGGAAAGATTTAACCATGAATTTATCAGACATCTATTTAGGGGTCGGAATGTTCACCGCCATCGTGCTGTTTTTGGTGGTGGTGATCCTGATGGCCAGGGCGAAACTTGTTAGCTCCGGCGCGGTTACTATTGAAATCAACGGTGATCCAGCGCATACCATTAAGGTTGCGGCGGGCGATAAACTATTACAAACCCTTGCGGGTGCTGGCGTTTTCCTGTCTTCTGCTTGTGGCGGCGGCGGTACCTGCGCGCAGTGTAAATGTACTGTGCTGGAGGGTGGTGGATCCATGCTGCCGACGGAAGAAGGGCATTTCACACGCGGACAAAAACGCGCCGGAGAGCGTTTATCTTGCCAAGTGGCAGTTAAGCAGGATATGAAAATTGAAGTGCCGGAAGAAGTATTTGGTGTTAAACACTGGCGCTGCAAGGTTCGTTCGAACGACAACGTAGCAACCTTTATTAAAGAGTTAGTGCTGGAATTGCCAGAGGGCGAAAGTGTTGATTTCCGCGCTGGGGGATATGTTCAGCTGGAAGCGCCACCACATCACGTCAAATACAAAGATTTTATCGTTGACGAGAAGTATCACGGTGATTGGGATCGATTCAACATTTGGCAGCATGAGTCCCATGTGACAGAAAAGGTGATACGTGCTTATTCAATGGCGAACTACCCAGAGGAAAAGGGCATCGTAAAATTCAACATTCGGATTGCATCGCCGCCGCCGGGAACTAACTACCCAGCCGGTAAAATGTCATCCTATGTGTTCAGCTTGAAACCGGGCGATGAAATCGATGTGTTCGGTCCATTCGGAGAGTTTTTTGCGAAGAAAACTGATGCTGAGATGGTGTTTATTGGCGGCGGTGCAGGCATGGCACCGATGCGTTCACATATTTTTGATCAGCTCAAGCGGCTTGGTAGTAAACGTAAAATGTCTTTCTGGTACGGCGCGCGCAGTATGCGTGAGATGTTCTATCAGGATGAATATGACCAACTGGCCAAGGACAATGAGAATTTTACCTGGCATGTTGCTTTGTCTGATCCGATGCCGGAAGATAATTGGACTGGCTACACAGGCTTTATTCACAACGTGCTTTATGAGAATTACCTCAAGGACCACCCCGCGCCGGAAGACTGTGAGTACTATATGTGTGGGCCTCCGATGATGAATGCCGCGGTGATTAAAATGCTGCAGGATTTGGGTGTAGAGCCGGAAAATATATTGTTGGACGATTTTGGTGGTTAATGCGCACTGGCGTGCCTAGGTCAATACTCTATGCAATAACGCTGTTATTGCTACTGGTTGGCTGTTCAGCTAGGGAAAATGGGTCGGAGTTGGTTAGTATCTCCGGCCCAACTATGGGTACTCAGTTTAATATTAAATATTTTCTGCCTTCCGCTGCATCGATTTCTACAAAGAAAATTCAATCTAGAGTCGAGGCGCAGCTAGCCAACATTAATCAGCTGATGTCGACCTACTTACTGGATTCGGAATTAAGTCGCTTTAATCGCGCGAAAACGAATGAATGGTTTCCAGTATCAAAGGAAACGGTAACAGTGATTGACCTAGCGTTAGAAATTAGCACGCAGACGCAGGGAGCGTTTGATGTGACAGTCGCCTCCTTGGTTGATCTCTGGGGGTTTGGACCGACCAAGCGAGCGCCAGAGCCACCTTCCGCTGAATTGATTGCCGCAGAGTTAGATAAAGTAGGATATACCTCTTTACAGGTTGATCAAGCCGCTTCAGCCTTGTTAAAAACTACGGAGCTAACGCTGGATTTATCTGCAATAGCCAAAGGGTATGCGGTTGATCGTGTGGCGGACGTGCTCAACCTGGCTGGTATTGACAGTTACATGGTTGAAGTTGGTGGAGAGATTAGGGCCAAGGGCATGAAACCGGAGCAACAACCCTGGCGCATTGCAATAGAGTCGCCAGTACCTACACAGAGGGCGGTTCAGCGTGTCATAGAACTGACCGATATTGCGGTGGCGACATCTGGTGATTACAGGAATTATTTTGAAAAAGATGGTCGGCGATATTCGCATACCATTGACCCGGTAACCGGATATCCGATTACTCATGCGCTGGCCTCAGTGACCGTTTTGGCAGAGACAAGTGCGCGTGCGGATGCATTAGCAACGGCGCTGATGGTGATGGGGCCAGAACGGGCTCTGGTCTTTGCCAATAGCCATAAATTACCGGTTTTTTTAATTGTTAAGCAAGCATCAGGTTTTACGGAAGTTGCATCTGATGCCTTTGCGGGCTGGATTAACTAGCCGGCAGCAATAAGTATTATCCGAGGTATTCTATGTCTGTCGTAATTGCCGTTTTTGTTTTTATGTTATTCATTGTGTTGGCGATGTCGGTTGGTGTGCTATTTACCGGTAAAGCCATTAAAGGTTCCTGCGGCGGACTCAGTGCGCTTGGCATGAAGTCGGCGTGCGATGTTTGTGGCGGCAAGGATGATGAATGTGAAAAAGAACAACAAAATAAAATCAAACTCCGCCAACTGGAAGATGATGCCTAAGTTGTCAGCGTTCAATCACCTCGCAAGCCAGTGTTATTGTGACTTAAGCACAAAAATGAGCATATAACCTTTAGCGTTATAGCGTTCTCAAACAGCAAGGGGGAAGAGTGGGAAACGCAGATACACATTATGATACGGTTGTCATCGGCAGTGGACCGGGTGGTGAAGCTGCGGCAATTAATCTGGCCAAGCATGGTCGCCGGGTCGCAGTAGTTGAACGTCATAAATTTGTCGGCGGCGCCTGTACTCATCTCGGCACGATACCCTCCAAAGCCTTACGCCATTCAGTGCGAAGAACTATTCAATTTAATACTGACCCAATGTTCCGTAGTATCGGAGAGCCCCGGATTTTTACCTATCAGGAAGTGCTAAACCGGGCGGAAAAAGTGATAGAAAAGCAGGTGGATTTACGCACTGATTTCTATCCTCATAATCGTATTAAGCTAATCCGTGGGCACGCACGCTTTGTCGATCAGAATACTCTTAACATTCAGACCGAAGATAAGGTGAAACAATTTGAAATCACTGCGGATACCTTTGTTGTTGCCGTTGGCTCACACCCCTACCGTCCTTCAGATGTAGATTTTCAGCATGCGCGAGTCTACAGTAGCGATGATATTCTTGGTATGAAATTCACACCCCGTAGCTTGATTATTTATGGTGCGGGCGTGATTGGTTGTGAATACGCATCGATATTTGCCGGATTAGGTGCGCGGGTAGACTTGCTCAATTCCCGTGATCGCCTGCTTTCCTTTCTTGATGATGAGATATCTGATGCCCTTGGCTACCAGTTGCGTCGTAGCGGGGTGCGTATTCGTAATAATGAAGAATACGAAAAGGTTGAAGTGGCCGACGAATATGTGGCGGTACAGCTGAAATCAGGTAAGGTGATTAAAGCCAATGCGTTACTCTGGTGTAATGGCCGGACTGGCAATACGCAGAATTTGGGGCTCGAGAATGTCGAATTGGAGGCCGATTCACGTGGCCTGCTCAAGGTCGACAAGTGTTTTCGTACTAAGGTACCCAATATCTATGCGGTCGGTGATGTTGTCGGTTGGCCCAGTCTGGCCAGCGCGTCGTACGATCAGGGACGTGCCGCGTCTTTTGATATCCTGGGTAAAGTGAGTTATTGGAAAGGGGATTATGTGCCAACCGGCATCTACACCATCCCTGAAATTAGCTCAGTGGGTAAAAATGAACGGGAATTGACGGCAGCAAAAATTCCCTATGAAGTCGGGCAGGCCAATTTCAGAGATACTGCGCGTGGTCATATTTCTGAAGAAAAAATAGGTATGCTAAAGCTTCTCTTTCACTCTGAAACACTGGAAATTCTCGGTATTCATTGTTTTGGTGATCAAGCTGCGGAGATTATCCATATCGGCCAAGCTATCATGAGTCAAAAGGGGGAGGGTAATACCATCAAGTATTTTACCTGCCATACCTTTAACTACCCCACGATGGCGGAAGCCTACCGTACGGCGGCATTAGATGGGTTAAACCGTATTCGTCACCGGGTGCCGGATAAGTGGGATATTGATTTAACGGGGCCTAAAGGAAAATAACGGCAAGAATTTGTGTCCCTGCCGTTTTTCGTATTCTAGCTGATCAAGGCGCAGCGTTTCTTGTAAGCATCATGCGCGATTTGAACATCTTCCAGGAATAAGGGTAATTCCTCCAGTAATAGCGCTTGGGGCCCATCTACCAAGGCTTTGCTTGGTGCCGGATGGAAATCCACTAGCACCATATTGGCGCCAGCGATAATGCCTTGCGCGGTGGCATGCATTACGTCCAGCAAGCCATCAGGAGCGACTTCACGGGTACCTACTGAGTGTGAGGGGTCGATACATACCGGCATACGGGTCAGGCGTTTAATCACTGGAACCTGAGCGAAATCGACCAGATTACGATGCGGTAAGCCAAACTCACTTTTCATACCGCGCAAGCAAAAAATAACATTTGAGTTGCCTTCGCTGGCTAAGTATTCAGCGGCGTTTAATGACTCATTTAAGGTAATGCCAAAGCCCCTTTTGAGTAGTACTGGGTAGGTTTTTTGGCGGCCGATAGATTTTAATAGTTCAAAATTCTGGATATTCCGTGTACCTACCTGTAACAGAACGCCCGTAGGATTACCGCAAGCTTCCAGGCAGCGATGAATTTCTTCGATGTGCGATTCGTGTGTAATTTCCATCGCGATGACCTTAATGCCATATTTGCCTGCCAGTTCAAATACATAGGGCAAACAGGCTTCACCATGGCCCTGGAATGAATAAGGGTTGGTGCGCGGTTTGTAGGCACCCATACGCGTACATTGTTGATTGTTCTCTTGCAGCGCACGCAGTGTCAGCTCCACATGCTCAGGGTTATCGACTGCGCAAAGTCCAGCGAAGACGTTTAATCCTTTTTGGTCAAAGTGTACGCCGTTATAATCGAAACCGAAGGTGCGTTGGTTATCCTTATGACGACCCAGAATACGGTATTCTTCCGAGATACGTATAACACGTTCTACGGCGGGAAGACTTTCGATATCCTCTTTTGTTACCGTGTGGGTATCACCCAATAAATAGATTTCAGTGAGCTTTTGTTTGTCGCCCTGGATATCATGTTTGTTCAGTTTAACGCCCTGTAACGATTCAAGGTGTCGCCAGGTTTCTTTGAACGCTTCACCGTTCTCATCAGTGTTGGGGTGTAAAATTACGAGCATTAAGTAAAAGTCTCCGTGTTAGGTGAGTATTCTATAGTCAAAATTGGTATGCTGAGTATAACGCTAACTTGATATAGATGGTTAATGAGCATTTGTTTAAATTTCAATAATAGCTTCAGCCAGTTGCCGGAGATATTTTATCGACGTAAGACCCCGCAAGGTTTAAGTAACCCACAGGTGGTTAGTTTTAATGCCAATGCTGCAATGCTAATAGGTTTGGCAGCAAATGCGGATAAAGAGAGCAATTTTGCTGACCTTTTCTGTGGTAATGAACTTGCGCCAGGCTCTGATCCTTTAGCCATGGTTTACTCCGGGCACCAATTTGGCGTCTACGTGCCGCAACTGGGAGATGGGCGTGCGCTCCTGCTCGGGGAAACGATAAATCAAATTGGGGAAAAATGGGATGTGCAGTTAAAGGGCGCTGGTGCTACCCCTTTTTCACGCATGGCTGATGGTCGTGCCGTGTTACGCTCCTGTATTCGTGAATATCTTTGTTCTGAAGCAATGCACGGACTGGGCATCCCGACGACACGTGCGCTTTGTATTATTGGCAGTGAAGATCCGGTTTATCGTGAAGAAATTGAAACGGCGGCGGTGATGACGCGCTTGTCGCCGAGCCATGTACGATTTGGCAGTTTTGAATACTTTTATTACACCAAGCAGCCGCACGCGTCGCTACTATTGGCGGACTATGTCATCGACCAACATTTTAGCGAGTGGCGAAATTCAGACGACCGTTATCAGAGGCTTTTTGAGCAAGCGGTAGATCGTACTGCTTATATGATTGCGCAATGGCAGGCGGTTGGGTTTTCTCACGGTGTTATGAATACGGACAATATGTCCATTTTGGGGTTGACCCTGGACTATGGCCCATTTGGGTTTATGGAGGATTATGACCCCGGGTATATTTGTAATCATTCCGATGTGCAAGGGCGTTATGCGTTCAATCGTCAACCGATGATTGGCCTGTTTAATCTAAACTGCTTGGCGCACGCGTTCACTCCGATGCTCAGCGTTGAGCAGCTGAAGGTTTCACTGCAAAAATATGAAAGGCTTTATTTCAAATACTATGAAGGCTTAATGCGCAAAAAAATTGGTTTGGCTAAGGAAATGGCGGGAGATGATAGGCTTATCGCCGATATGTTGGAATTACTGCATGCCAATCAGGTCGATTACAGTATCTTCCTGCGCCAGCTTAGTCAGGTGTCGATGCAGGATTCTTCGCACCCAATTGATACTCTGTTCAAAGACCAGCAGGGCTTTTATGAATGGTTTCGTGCTTATCAGACCCGGTTAGCGGTTGAGGGCGGGTCGGATCGCCAGCGTGCGACAGCAATGAATCGGGTTAACCCAAAATATATTCTGAGAAATTATTTGGCGCATCAGGCGATTACAGAAGCACAGCAAGGAAACTACGGTGAGATAGATCGCCTTATGCAAATACTGAGCGCGCCATTTGACGAACATGCTGAGTTTGAACAATACGCTGTTGCTTCTCCGCAATGGGGAAAGGAGCTCGAGGTAAGTTGTTCATCTTAATACTGATTCAACGATAGAGCATAGTGAAAAATTTACTTTTAAAATATTCCGATTTAGTGTCGGATGATTTAGTATTGGGTTGGTACAATTATTGCCTATTCATAATTTTGTGGGTGGGAAGTCTGAGTTAATAATAAAAATAGGTTTACTATGGGTCAGATAAATCGAACAGGAGTTGATCGGCGAATACAGTCTCAATCGGATATCAGTGCACTTGTTGCCTCCCGATCCGAGGCATTATCACTTTATACTGAACTAGCGGCACACCGCCCATTTATCCAAAACGAACGTTTTGAAGAGGAATTGAAACACTTCTGTGAAGCCCTTATCGACTACACAGCGAGTGCACATTTCCGCCTTTATCAACACCTAGCGGAAAATAAAGAGCGGCGTAAGCCGGTAACCAATGTGGCAGATGACGTTTATCCCTTGATTGCCAAAACCACCGATAAAATTTTAGCCTTTAATGACCGTTACGGTGACGAAGCCGACCTCCGTAAACAGGCGGATCAGATTGAGCAAGACCTTTCTAAAATTGGCGAAATTCTAGCTGATCGTATTCAATGCGAAGATAAAGTGATAAAGGCAATGCGCAGCGAAAGACGTGACGGCTAAACTGGCGAGCCCTCAGTTGTCATTGTTGGCATACTGGTTTAACAGGTTTATCCATTCCTCCCTATGAGCTTAATAGTACCCCAGATAAAGCCTTTAGAGGCTAATATCTGGGGCTCTTAGCTTTTTTGGCCTCGTTAGATTTTTAAGTGCTACCCACCTAAGCGATGCCATCGTCTAATGGCCCTCAATTTGCAGCAGCACTTGATTACTTAAATCCCAATGTTATGGCATAAAATGCTTGTTTTTTGTCATTGCAGACAATTTCCTGTCAGACTATATTTCTTCAAGCTTTGCTAGTCTCTCTGTCAGAGGTATAAATAGAATGACGCAATATGTGGACTTCCTGCTCTATGATGACGCAGTCGGTTTGGACATTACCGGACCGTTAGAAGTATTAAATACTGCGTCGATACTATTGCGCCAAAACGGCGTGATTGAGCAAGCGTATCGCGCCAGATTTTGGGCACAGAGCGTAGGGTTGGTTCGGTTAAGCTCGGGTCTTTGTGTGCAAGCGGATCATGCCCTCGGCGAAGCCATGAAGTCAGATATTTTGATTGTCCCCGGTACTGTTGATCCCGAATTAATCATCAAAAACTCTGCTTTTCTCAATGCTGTCAAGCACGCTTCAAAACAGGCAAAGCGAATAGTATCTGTTTGTACGGGTGCCTTTATTTTGGCGGCGTGTGGACTGCTTGATGGACGCCAAGCAACCACGCATTGGTTACAGACTGATCTGTTAGCAGCGCGCTATCCTAGGATAAAGGTTGTGCCGAATGCTATCTACACCAGAGACGGCGCGATATCAACCAGTGCCGGTGTGACTGCCGGTATCGATCTAGCACTGGCTTTAGTAGAAGAAGATTACGGAGCCGAATTAGCGATAGAAATTTCACGCTGTTTAGTTGTCTACCTACGCAGACCCGGTGGTCAAACGCAGTTTAGCGCGCCGCTTGAATTGGAAAAGAAGGCTGGCGAGCGTTTTAGCAAACTACATTCTTGGCTGTTACAAAACTTAGATCAGCCTGTGGCTGTTGAGGATATGGCGGAGCAGGTGGATATGAGCCCACGCAATTTTTCCCGTGTGTTTAGTAAGATGACAGGTATAACGCCAGGAAAATACGTTGAATCGATACGGCTGGAGCGTGCCAGAGAGCTGTTGGAAAGCGGAAAGCCGCCAATCAACAGAGTCGCACAACTGAGCGGTTTTGGGCGCGAGGAGCGCATGCGCCGCGCTTTTATACGTGAGTTAGGGGTAACTCCCGGCTTGTATCAAAGTCATTTCGGCAGATAGAACTTTATTTTTGAACAGGAGAACATGATGAGTTACACCTACGGAATATTTATATACGATAAAGTAGCAGCGCTCGACTTCGTCGGACCCAGCGAAACTTTCACGGTCTCAAACTTCCTGAAAGGCGAAGGTAGAGTAATTACTATCGCTGCTAGTACAGAACCCGTCACCTGCCTTTCCGGCATGCGTGTCATACCGGATTACAACTTTGAAAATGCTCCGCCCGTTGATGTGGTACTAGTACCGGGGACTGAAGGTGTTGATGAGCTGTTGGCCATGGATAGCGCGATTGCTTGGGTTAAGTCGCAGGCGGGTCAGGTAAAATACATGACCGCCGTTTGCACTGGTGCATTATTACTGCAAAAAGCGGGGTTGTTGAAAAATCGTAAGGCGACCACCCATTGGATGCTAACCGAAGCGCTGGCACAGGATCCCAGTATCGAGCTGATGGCCGATATGCGCTACGTGTGTGATGGTAATATAGTTACCTCACAGGGTATTTCTGCGGGTATTGATATGTCACTTTGGTTGGTTGGTCAACTGCATTCCCCCGCTCACGCACGTGAAGTGCGCAAATTACTGCAGTATGATCCAGCACCACCCTATACTGCCGAGGTATAGTTTTAGCAAGCCCATAATTACCTTTATCTTGCCGGCTGGATGGATTAGTGTATCTGGGATATCACCAATCTCGGATACTGCCATGA from Pseudomonadales bacterium encodes:
- the sthA gene encoding Si-specific NAD(P)(+) transhydrogenase, which encodes MGNADTHYDTVVIGSGPGGEAAAINLAKHGRRVAVVERHKFVGGACTHLGTIPSKALRHSVRRTIQFNTDPMFRSIGEPRIFTYQEVLNRAEKVIEKQVDLRTDFYPHNRIKLIRGHARFVDQNTLNIQTEDKVKQFEITADTFVVAVGSHPYRPSDVDFQHARVYSSDDILGMKFTPRSLIIYGAGVIGCEYASIFAGLGARVDLLNSRDRLLSFLDDEISDALGYQLRRSGVRIRNNEEYEKVEVADEYVAVQLKSGKVIKANALLWCNGRTGNTQNLGLENVELEADSRGLLKVDKCFRTKVPNIYAVGDVVGWPSLASASYDQGRAASFDILGKVSYWKGDYVPTGIYTIPEISSVGKNERELTAAKIPYEVGQANFRDTARGHISEEKIGMLKLLFHSETLEILGIHCFGDQAAEIIHIGQAIMSQKGEGNTIKYFTCHTFNYPTMAEAYRTAALDGLNRIRHRVPDKWDIDLTGPKGK
- a CDS encoding NADH:ubiquinone reductase (Na(+)-transporting) subunit D, with the translated sequence MSEVTAKSVVVTPIFENNPIALQILGICSALAVTSSLQVTLVMCIALTLVTAFSNLSIAAIRHHIPSSIRIIVQMIIIASLVIVVDQILKAYAYSISKQLSVFVGLIITNCIVMGRAEAFAMKNPPGLSFLDGVGNGLGYSVVLISVAVIRELFGAGKLFGIEIFSLVNDGGWYVPNGLLLLPPSAFFIIGLLIWALRSWKPNQVEAKEYELAPQTTGMQEAH
- a CDS encoding NADH:ubiquinone reductase (Na(+)-transporting) subunit B yields the protein MGLRKILDKIEPHVTKGGKYEKWFALYEATDTFLYTPPSVTKNASHVRDGIDLKRIMITVWLCAFPAMFFGMWNLGHLANEAMASMGIAAVEGWRGGLIELFAGYDPNSILDNTIHGAAYLVPIYLVVFIVGGFWEVLFAMIRGHEVNEGFFVTSILFALIVPPDIPLWQAALGISFGVVIAKEVFGGTGKNFLNPALAGRAFLFFAYPAQMSGDAIWVAVDGFSGATPLGLAALGGVEAINYSWMDAFIGMIPGSIGETSTLAIFIGGAVLLYTKIASWRIVSGVMLGMIAMSLIFNMIGSDSNPMFAMTWDWHLVLGGFAFGMLFMATDPVSAAMTDTGKWVFGALIGVMVVLIRVVNPAFPEGMMLAILFGNLFAPLIDHFVVQANIKRRALRNV
- the nqrF gene encoding NADH:ubiquinone reductase (Na(+)-transporting) subunit F, which gives rise to MNLSDIYLGVGMFTAIVLFLVVVILMARAKLVSSGAVTIEINGDPAHTIKVAAGDKLLQTLAGAGVFLSSACGGGGTCAQCKCTVLEGGGSMLPTEEGHFTRGQKRAGERLSCQVAVKQDMKIEVPEEVFGVKHWRCKVRSNDNVATFIKELVLELPEGESVDFRAGGYVQLEAPPHHVKYKDFIVDEKYHGDWDRFNIWQHESHVTEKVIRAYSMANYPEEKGIVKFNIRIASPPPGTNYPAGKMSSYVFSLKPGDEIDVFGPFGEFFAKKTDAEMVFIGGGAGMAPMRSHIFDQLKRLGSKRKMSFWYGARSMREMFYQDEYDQLAKDNENFTWHVALSDPMPEDNWTGYTGFIHNVLYENYLKDHPAPEDCEYYMCGPPMMNAAVIKMLQDLGVEPENILLDDFGG
- a CDS encoding FAD:protein FMN transferase, which translates into the protein MRTGVPRSILYAITLLLLLVGCSARENGSELVSISGPTMGTQFNIKYFLPSAASISTKKIQSRVEAQLANINQLMSTYLLDSELSRFNRAKTNEWFPVSKETVTVIDLALEISTQTQGAFDVTVASLVDLWGFGPTKRAPEPPSAELIAAELDKVGYTSLQVDQAASALLKTTELTLDLSAIAKGYAVDRVADVLNLAGIDSYMVEVGGEIRAKGMKPEQQPWRIAIESPVPTQRAVQRVIELTDIAVATSGDYRNYFEKDGRRYSHTIDPVTGYPITHALASVTVLAETSARADALATALMVMGPERALVFANSHKLPVFLIVKQASGFTEVASDAFAGWIN
- the nqrM gene encoding (Na+)-NQR maturation NqrM encodes the protein MSVVIAVFVFMLFIVLAMSVGVLFTGKAIKGSCGGLSALGMKSACDVCGGKDDECEKEQQNKIKLRQLEDDA
- a CDS encoding Na(+)-translocating NADH-quinone reductase subunit C, which produces MSSNDTVQKTVKVALLLCLVCSIVVSGAAVILKPIQLANKALDRKTNILAAAGFETKGQDIDALFHQFTPKVVDLDAGVYTSVVDAETYDQRKAAKDPKLSDALSDADDTASINRRERYATVYLLEKEGKVDRIIIPVHGYGLWSTLYGFLALEGDGNTVAGLGFYSHAETPGLGGEVDNPRWKSQWVGKHIFDEQGQAQIELVKSVDPSDPRAIYKVDALSGATLTSNGVENLIRFWIGEKGFGSYLANLRAGEV
- a CDS encoding 3-deoxy-7-phosphoheptulonate synthase, coding for MLVILHPNTDENGEAFKETWRHLESLQGVKLNKHDIQGDKQKLTEIYLLGDTHTVTKEDIESLPAVERVIRISEEYRILGRHKDNQRTFGFDYNGVHFDQKGLNVFAGLCAVDNPEHVELTLRALQENNQQCTRMGAYKPRTNPYSFQGHGEACLPYVFELAGKYGIKVIAMEITHESHIEEIHRCLEACGNPTGVLLQVGTRNIQNFELLKSIGRQKTYPVLLKRGFGITLNESLNAAEYLASEGNSNVIFCLRGMKSEFGLPHRNLVDFAQVPVIKRLTRMPVCIDPSHSVGTREVAPDGLLDVMHATAQGIIAGANMVLVDFHPAPSKALVDGPQALLLEELPLFLEDVQIAHDAYKKRCALIS
- the nqrE gene encoding NADH:ubiquinone reductase (Na(+)-transporting) subunit E — translated: MFEYYLSLFVKAVFVENMALAFFLGMCTFLAVSKKVQTAIGLGVAVVVVQTITIPVNNLIYTYLLADGALAWAGFPEADLSFLGLLSYIGVIAALVQILEMFLDRYVPALYNALGVFLPLITVNCAIMGGSLFMVERDYNFAESVVYGLGSGTGWALAIATLAGIREKLKYSDVPHGLRGLGITFITVGLMSLGFMSFSGIQL